A stretch of the Candidatus Limnocylindrales bacterium genome encodes the following:
- a CDS encoding cation diffusion facilitator family transporter, with the protein MTRATASGPSDPREAPGPGGHGHGDAHAHSAFGHAHAHRAGTHAGSGRGHAPSTHGHSHGRAGHGRGHHRAAASSRLLIALLLAAAYMLAEVVGGYLTNSLALLADAGHMLSDVAALAISLAALQASRRAPSPSRTYGYHRAEVLGALVNAMALVAVAGGILLEAVRRFGAPPDVDAPIALAVAAGGLTINVISLFVLGGHGHADAGVSVRAAWLHIVADALGSVGAITSALLIWTLGWMWADPAASVAIALLVVYSALTLLFEVLNVLMEGSPRHIDVSRVRSSIAALPHVRDVHDLHVWTITSGMESLSGHVRIDPEARPQQVLAEVRTLLHDRFGIAHVTIQIEDVEIEEHHICP; encoded by the coding sequence GTGACCAGAGCGACCGCCTCGGGCCCGTCCGACCCGCGTGAGGCTCCCGGCCCCGGCGGGCATGGACACGGCGATGCCCATGCGCACTCCGCCTTCGGACATGCGCACGCCCACCGCGCCGGCACACATGCAGGCTCGGGCCGCGGACATGCGCCGTCCACCCACGGCCATTCGCACGGACGTGCGGGCCACGGGCGCGGGCATCATCGCGCGGCAGCGTCCTCGCGACTCCTCATCGCGCTGCTGCTTGCCGCCGCGTACATGCTCGCCGAAGTCGTCGGCGGCTACCTCACCAATTCGCTGGCGCTACTCGCCGATGCCGGGCACATGCTCTCGGACGTGGCGGCGCTGGCGATCTCGCTGGCGGCGCTTCAGGCATCGCGGCGCGCGCCGTCGCCGTCACGCACGTACGGCTATCATCGCGCCGAGGTGCTGGGAGCGCTCGTCAACGCGATGGCGCTGGTGGCGGTGGCCGGCGGCATCCTGCTCGAGGCCGTGCGGCGTTTCGGTGCTCCGCCCGACGTCGACGCGCCCATCGCCCTGGCGGTGGCTGCGGGGGGCCTGACCATCAACGTCATCTCCCTCTTCGTGCTCGGCGGCCATGGCCATGCCGATGCCGGCGTAAGCGTGCGCGCGGCCTGGCTGCACATCGTCGCCGACGCGCTCGGCAGCGTCGGCGCGATTACGTCGGCGCTGCTGATCTGGACCCTGGGCTGGATGTGGGCCGATCCGGCAGCCTCTGTCGCGATCGCCCTTCTGGTCGTGTACTCGGCGCTGACCCTGCTCTTCGAGGTGCTCAACGTCCTGATGGAAGGCTCGCCTCGCCACATCGACGTCTCGCGCGTGCGCTCTTCCATCGCCGCGCTGCCCCATGTACGCGATGTGCACGACCTGCACGTGTGGACGATCACCAGCGGGATGGAATCGCTGAGCGGGCACGTGCGCATCGATCCGGAAGCGCGGCCGCAGCAGGTGCTGGCCGAAGTGCGTACCCTGCTGCACGATCGCTTCGGCATCGCGCACGTCACCATCCAGATCGAGGACGTGGAGATCGAGGAACATCACATCTGTCCGTGA